Below is a genomic region from Candidatus Obscuribacterales bacterium.
CGTGATAGGTTAGCTGTAATTTTGGCATCCAGCATTCAACGTTAGGTTGCACAATTGGACAAGATACCGACCAAGCGGCAGACAAATTAGGATGTTCACCGTATTCAGTAAAGTAATGCGCAGCGTCGCCAGGTTTAGATGCTTGCTCGGTGCTTGTCTCAGGATATGCGCTAGCAGCTAAATCTTTAGCTTGCACTTGATAAAGCACTCTAGGCACACAATTGCCTGCCGGTGTATCTCCAAAGGCAGTTAGGTTCTGATAGAGATACTGTCCTTTTGGTGTCGGTACGGTTGCGTAACGATCAGCAGGGACTTGAGCAATCTGTACATTTTGCTCACCTGATCCGGCAGTTGGATTAGCTACCTGGAAGCTAAAGCTAAACAATGAGAATGGTGGTTGAGAGCTTTGGGCCAATACAGGCTGCAAATAATCATGACTTTCAATTTGAATGCGCTCACCAATAATCGGCTCACTTGTACGCTTATATATATTGATTTGACTAACGGCCATGCCATTTTCATTTTTAACCAGGTTGCCCAAGTAATTCGGACCAACTGATATTGGTCCTGGATGTATACCTACCAGATTGTAATTGAATGTCTTGGGGTAGAAATCAGCACCGGCCAAAATGTAGTGACCTAGTTGTTCATAAGGCACCCATACGCTTACAGGCGGTACCGAGTGCACGCCATTGCCTGTAAGCACCTTCATGTTTTGCACAATGGTGTAACAGACTTCCATCATGTATGTCGTATTTACAATTGTCGAAAACACATATGGATTGTTGTCGAAATATCTTCCCATTGCTTCAAATTTAGCTTTGGTCAATTGCGCTTCTACAACATCAATGTCAGCTTGTGTGGAGGTTCCTTGATTCAGCCTTTTTTTCAAAGTATCTATCTGTCCATTCAGTTGTTTTACAACAGAATCGTTTTTGACCCCATTATCCATGACGGTGATAGCGCGATTGTATTGCTCACAAGCAACCCAATCTGTGTAAATCAAGTCACGCAAGAAAAATTGCAAATTGAGAATGTGAAATCCATCAGCTGTTTTTAGTTGTCCGTTACAGTCTTTTAGCGCCATTAGTGCAGTCGGCTTGATATTGCCGTCTGCCGGAGTGTACTTCCACATATTTATTTGTTGGCGCTCGTAAGCAACAGGATCTTTGTAGAAGTTTTCTAGCGAACGTGGATCATCACCAGCCATACCAGGATAAACAGTTAATACCGGCGTCGAAGCAGCACAGTTATTTGCGGCCGCAGCATAGACAGGCTGCATAAACAATTGATTGGAACTGGTGAAGATTTTTGGGCTTGATGGCGGGTTTGCCTTGAGATCATAAGACAGCGCATCGATTACCGACCGCATATTCGGACGAGTACCCAAAGTTTTCAACCAGTCATAAACTACAAACGAAAGGGCTACACTTGGATCGTCATTGTTTGATTTGCCGCCAATACCTTTGAAAGGACGAGCTGTCAGACTGTTGACGTTGTTTGAGACACTTCCACCAAAATCACCACCTTGAGGCACATACCAGGTGCCCTTACTACCTTTATCCCAGCCTGTATATGGACTTGATGGATCAGTCTGTCCAGGAGCAATTTGAGAAGCATTCATTATTGATTTGACGCTTTTGAATGAAATTGCCGGCGTGTCCTCCGGAAACCCACCGTTGAATCCGACATTGAGAGCACTGGAGTTCCCCGAAGTCATTGAGCGCCCACCTACTTGCGCGGTGGAGACTACATGCATAACTTGAGAAGTGTTATTACGGCGCGTCACGTCAACTATAGGTTGATCGCAGGAGACTTGAGCAAGGACTGGTGCAGCGCTTGCACTCAATGCACCAAAATCAGCGGCGCTAGCCAATGTTGGGCTTGAACCAACTGCTGCAAAAGACACTGTCTTTGTCAATCCAGCCAGAGGAAAGGCGAAATTAGGACGGTAATAGCGAACGCTGCCGACCATATACGAATTATTATTCGTGTAGTTAGTATCATCGAGATTTGCCGGACTTGGAGTTGGTACTTGCGTTGTACCGTTGCCTGTGCCCACGAAAGCTCCAATAGCAATAGCAAATTTTTCCGGTGGCTTACTTGTGCCGGACATGCGCACTGAATTGTTTACATAGGCGTTGTAGGCATCGCTTTTTATTGTTACCGGCTTACCATGCTTGTCGAAGGCACCACTGTCACTAGATGCCGACGACAGAATACGTTTTTGCAAAAGATCAGTCGCCTTGGACAACAGTGTTGCATCGTTATCGACCAGATAGAGCATTGTCGTATTGCCTAATTTGTTAGCAATGATGGCATCAATTCTCAACGTGGCAGCAACAGTATTTATACCTAAAACAGGATAAGGCGAATCACCGCTTGGGTCATCGACAAGTGCCATGCGTCCAAGAGGTCCGTCAACGACAATTCGACTCATGTCTTTAGCGGCTTCAAGCGCTGCGGAATCTATTGCCGACATTGCCTGCTTATGCGTGCCTATCGTCTGGTTGTAGAACAAGACAAACATAGCGATTAAAAAAACAAGCGCCCCTAGAGCCGCCGCCATAAGTGCCAAAGTATTGCCATGCTGGCTGGTACGCATAATGTGATGCCTCGATATTAGTAAGAAAATGATGGCGATAAGCAATATCTGCCCCAAAAGAAGGTAGGCAGAGCGTTTACAAAGATTATATAAGTGTAATGTTGATCCTATCCGGACAATTGAACCCTGTCAATGCCGTACTGGTGCAGGCTCAACATCCTGCACCAGTGAATAGCTTAATTCGCGGCTGCTAGTTGTCTAGAATTCGACGTTCTTGCTTTTATCTTCGGCACCGAACCAGACATTGCCTGGATAGCCGACTTGTTCCGGCTTCGGCAAGTCTACTGGTGGCTGTGAAAGACCAGGCGTTGCTTCACGTCGAGGTATGCGACGAAATGGATCTTCGTGCAGACTCTTGAGTGGTGCTCGTCTTTCTTCACCAGGTGCGGTGGCTACTGGTGCAGCTGTCTTTTTCTCGACGGCAAATCCTGGATCGCTCACCGGGTTGGTTGTTGAGGCTGGAAAGCGTGAAGCCGTTGGCGGCTGCGCTGGAATCTTCAGTTGCCTTAGAGTGTCGGATAGATCTAGTGCCGACAAACCAGTGTTGCCTTTGTCCGGCATTCCCAATTCTTTGCCGCACTCGATGCAGAAACGTCCTTTTCCGGCTTGCTTGGAGCAATACGGACAAACACGTCCTTTGGAAGGCTCCTTAGCTTTCGGCTTCGGAGCTTCAGTTGCAGCAGTTTCGGCAATCACCTTTGCGCCGGCGTCTTCAGCAACAGCTTTGTCGAGAAGCTCAGCTTTGACTGCCAATTCCGCATCATCAGTTTTAGCAGGTTCCTCTTTGGGAGGCTCTTGCTTGCGAATTGGGGTCTTCAAATGCTCGGCAATATTCTCAATTGAGTGTGCTGCCTTGGAAAGACCTTCAGCTGTTTTGTGCGCAGCTTCTTCTGCCACAACTGCCGCTTCACCTTTGATAATTGACATTATGTCGTTTGCCATTGGTGGAGTTGGTGCCGTAGCACCAGCAAACATCGGCAATACATCAGCTGACTCAGAATAAGATTCTTCGTCTGCCGGCGTCGGTGCAGCTGATTCAGGTCCGGGCTTGTTGGATACGTTATGCAACAAGTGCAAGCGTGCAATTTCTTCAATACCACGCAAGTCGACCATGAGCGGTTTGGTTTCGCCAAATTCGCTGTCACCGGCTGGAGCCATAAAGACAAGCGCGTGATGTTTTTCCATACGCTTGATGGAGTCAGAATCCACACGGGCGACAACTTGCTGACTGTGAATACGTCTCCAAGCTACAGGGAATATCGAATCACCCGTAAATTGGTCGGCAATACCCGGGACTATAACGGCATGTTTGCCGATTTCATCCGAGAAGAAGCGAGAAGTGGATTCATCCGCGTTGTGCAAACAAATGCGCACTGCCGAGTTAGAGAAGATGGTCTTCAACTCAGCACCACCGGATGATGTCGGATCACCCGACATTTTGCCGGCAATCTGCGTGATGTTCTGCAGAATAACGGCCAATCCACCATTGGCACCACGAACGATAGCTGAAAGTTTTCCAGCTATGTCGATATTCAATGTTTGATACTCATCGAAGAAGGCAAACAATGGAAGTACCGACGCAGTTCCGTATCTTGTGTGCAACGCTTGTTCTAACTGGTAGACAAAGCAAGCAGACAAGGATTCAGCATCAGGTCCCAATGATGCCGGAGCACCAAAGATGAATACAGTCGGCTTGTGCATTGAACCACGCACATCGACGTTGGATTCTTCAGTGACACGCAAAATATTGGCATTCTTGAACATGCGCAAACGTCCACGCACCCCTTGAATGTTTTTATCCCAATCGCTGTCTGTACGGATGATTGAAGAAAGAGTTTGCGTTAGCTCATTCAATTCGGCCGGGTCAACATCAGGATTGTTTTTCAAATTGCGCAGAGACTCGACAATGTTGCGTCTATTGTTAACCAGGCGCATCAAACCACGTGGATTGCACGGTAAGGTCATTATCTCAGTCGGCACGCCATTTTCATCTTCACCGGATACTTGTACGGCACCCCACTTAAGCAAGGTGGCCAATCCGGCAATGTAGCCGTGGTCACGTTCTGCCCAGTGCTGTTCTTCCGGCGGCAAAGAGTTAACATCTCGCACGATGGAGGAAGCAAACACCAACGGTTCAAGATCCAATGGATTCCAATGAATGGAATTAGCATCTAACGGGTTGAAATAGAGCGTTTCAAAACCAGCTTGCTGGGCTTCCGGCAAGATTGTGTATTTGAAGCCTTCTCTTCTTTCGTCCAAATCCGGATCGTTAGCTTTAGCTTCCAAGGCAATAATGACGCAAGGCTTGGCTAACATGGCTTTGATAATGGCACGCATCAAGGTTGTTTTACCGGAGCCGGATGGAGCAACCATGAACATGTTTTTGTTAGGCAAGCGACCCAAAGGTACTGTAATCGGCAAGTGCGTGCGGGCAAGGAAACCAAACGGCAACACTATACCGTCTTCTTCTGTCCAAGTTGCATTTGGATTGCGCTTACCCATGCGACCATGCTTACGCAAGTTAGGAGGGCAAAGGAAAGATCTTTCATATTCACGAGGGGTCATCAAACCGGATGGCGGGTTAAACGTGCGCACGGTTTGCCACGGGAATAATCTCTTCTTGTGAGCCGCCGCAATGATGATAGCCAAAATGACCAATGTCGGGATCATCAAAGCAACTGATGTAGCATCGATAAAGCCTTTTGGTTTGTAGGATTGGTTACCATGCTGCTGAGCCGGCTGGAAGAACATATTCGAATTTGCGGCTGGAGTAGAATTTGACTCTAAGCGCAAGTTCTGTCCTGTCGTGCCGACATTATTTATAGGTTGTCCCTGCTGAGGTTGTGCTTGAGGAGCAGCGGCCATTTGCTGACCTTGCTGTCCGCTCGCCATCTGAGCACCATTTTGAATTAATGGGCTCGTACCAGGATGTGCCGGATAAGCCGAAGTCGATTGCACAACCATGCCATTTGGCTGGACGACTTGTTGCGGAACAACAGGATAGCCGCCACCGTTCGGCACATAAACGCCATTTTCGTTTACGTGTCCGCCGGCAGGCGCAACCGTCATTTGCGGCATTGCCGAGCCGGGAGCAAGTAGATATTGATTATCCTGCATTTGCAGTCGACGTTCGTATTCTTTGGCGGTGATGGTCTCACCGGTATCCGTATTGCGGTACCGGGCGACAACGCCACGATCGTTCATTTGTGCTCTCCAGGTCATTAGCTTGATTGACCTCCCTCGCTAATACCAACTATTTTCATGCCGTCAGGCGTGTTCTTAACCATGTACTCCAATTTCACCGGACGGGCTGTTTGGCCTTTTCCAGGAATTTGAAGCGTCTGCATGCCATCAACGAAAACAACTATGGCACCGTCATGCGAACCGCCGGCAAAAACCCTGTCAGCTTTGAAGCTGCTCTTAACACCGGAACCTTCAATTTGTTCAGCCAATTCCGGCGACCAGACATTCTTACGATATGTCGCTGCAACATCAGGCGTCATGAAGGCAATGGCTTTTTCTTGAGATGATCTGGCTGTTGCGGCAGACAAATCCCAAGCCAGAGGCAGCCAGGCAATAATCATCGATTTTGCTTGATCAGCATCTGTTGATGAACCTGACTGGGCTTGTGGTGGAGCAGCTGCTCCTTCAACCATGCGATTACCACTACGCATGGAGCCCTGCCCATCTCCTCCTCTGCCTGTCACATCAGGATCGCTCATCCATTTTTGATAAGCCACCTTGCGTTCAGGAGCAGGAGTCGGCATCAGAAGAATAGTCAAAAATATTCCGGCCAAAAATCCCACGGCAGCGACCATGATAAGGGTCAGGCGATATTTTTCTCCAGCTTGATAATCAAACATCTTTTATCACCTCCACCTAACTCGCCTGCGCATGCGGTTGTTGCACAGTCTCAGGGCTGATACCCTGAGCAAGCAAATGGCATGCCATGCGTATGTCGCCGTTGCAAGCTTCAATCATACGAGCGCGCAATGGCTGATCGTTGTTTGGCTCTGTGGTGGCAACCCAATACATAAAGCGCGGTACAACCAATTTGACGACGCCGCGCGACATCTTGTGATAGATGAGAAACGCTTCTGAGTATTCACGGTTTTTGCGCGTTAAGTGTCCAATCGAGGACATCTCTTGCGGAGTTAAACCGCAAGCATCCTTAATCAAATCAAAGTTAGCCGGGTCATTACCTAGAATGACTTTTATCGCACTGTTGCTGGCAAGAGTTCTTGCTCTGTCATCTTTCAGCAGATCGTTCAACTCCTGAGATATGCCGATGAACAATAGACCTAAGTGTCGGCTTGTACGTGATGCATCTTCTACAAGAGTTTTGCCACCCTCGTAACGCAATAGTCTCCACAACTCGTCTATACAGAACACAAACCGTGCCGGTTTGCCTTTTGCCATTTGCTCCATCTTGTGTTGATGAGCGCGTCTCAAGACAAAGTCGGATACGAAAAGTGTGACGACCGCTTCCAATGTTTTGTCATGGGCAAGATCGGCGGTATCAAATACCATCAACTGCGAATCCATTGGGATGGAAGTTTGTCCGTCAAATAATTTACCAAAAATGGCTCCGCGACAATACAAGCCCAAACGGTTAGCTAGATCTTCGGCAACCTCGCCTCGGCGATAGCCTTTGTTTGCTTCTGCTTCTTTCTTCAGCCAGGCAACCAAATCGGATTCGACTGGAATTCTGCCTTCAGCAGCACAGCTCTTATAAATTGCTTGAATGCCCTGCATAAGGATAGGTTTTTCATCCTTGGTCATGGCTTGCTCACCACGCTCGCCTAACATGACGGAGTGGAAATTGAGCAGTTTGATGATATGCGACTCTGGTGGATTAGCCGGATCAATAGGCTTACCGTCAGAAGTAGCAAAAGGTAAATCATAAAGGTTGATACAAACTGATCCGTCAGGACCGAGTCTAATGTATGCAGCATCATCATAAACATCGGTTAGCACCTTGTAGGAGCCCGAACGGTCAATGATAACGGACTTGGCGCCAGCCAGAGTTTTCATTTGAATGATTTGTTGGGCGACCATAGATTTACCTTCACCAGGCTGACCGAAAACAATGGCCAGGGCGTTAGGTAGTCTTTCATCGTACGGATTCAAGAATACAGGCTCCAAAGTCTCTTTGGAAAAACCAAGCCAGTCGCCTTGTTCCGAACCCAATTGTGCATGCACAAACGGGAATGAATTGCGCACTGTCGGTGTTCTTACAGCTTTGCCGCGACGGGTGACATCAAGTCCCAATCCAGGCAAGCTGCCGACAAACAATTGCTTTTGTTCATGGAAGCCGACTACAAAGCGAGCACCACGGCATTGTGGAGCAGCGCTACGCACTAGTTCCGTATTGCGGTTCAAGTCTTCCAAGCTGTCGGCATTCAAAGTGAAGTAAACAGCGTAGTTGAATATTTCCATGTTGGTTGTATACAACTCGGAGCCGATGTGGGCAGCTTCTTGAGCCTTTTCCGCTTCTTCCTGGTTAGGTGCGGAGCGCTGTCCCAAAATGCCTTGATATGTGTTGGCTGTTGCTTGTGATTGCTTGCGCTGTAATCTCTTGCGGAATACTTCCTTGTCCAACTTGTGAGCAAAGATATTCATGCGCCATTCGCAGTTAAGTCTCAATAGCGGCGACAACCACAAAGGACCAGTACGTTCCGGCAGACGTGACATGTACAAGCTGCGCACATATTTGCCTGTCGGCTTTGTCATATCTTCTGATTCGGACAAGTCGCTAATCAAAGCATAGTCCGAATGTGTAAAGTCATATACGGACTCCGCCAATTGTTCGCGCAGAGTTGCCGGCTCCATATCCGGGAATATGGCACGCAAGTCAGGAGTCATAGATGCTGTCTGCGGTCTTATCGGGTGCGGCAGCCTTTCTGATGAAACAGTGCTTGCTGCCGGATTGAGCTCTTTATAAAGCATCTGGAAGTATTCAACGCCGCCAATTGGACGACCGCTCATACCACAGTGATTCAACTGCGCAACATGCCCCATTGATCTCTGAACAAGAGTCTGAACATTTTTCAGGTGATGCTCTTTGCTCTGGCTGGCAGCCTTATTTGTAAATACATCTATGATGTGACCAACAGTGCTTTCAATGAAGGACTGTTTTGCCGGCTTTTCTTTGGGTGGTCTGAAGCAGAAAGTTACGTAAAACTTCAATTCCGGAATGAAGTTTTTCGACATCAAGAATGCTTCGTCATTTTCCACACCACGAGCAACGTACTTGAGAAACTCATCGTCGACTACATCAACCGGGTGACGCAAGAAGTACTCGCGCTTGGTGATGTTGTGACAGACAATCGTTAATTGAACCGAGGTGTCAACACTATTCAAGAATCCAGTGAAGTGTTGCATAAGTGAGCCAAGACGTACTTCATCAAAACCGGATACGTGTACGCCATCAACTTCAAAGCAGCAGCGGTAGCTGCCATCTTTCAAAACAACAATGCCTAATCCTGATGCTTCATCGTGGAAGAGATCCCACAGCGGAACAAGTCCGGCTGCCGATGGATTAGTGCGCGGCACAGCAGCAGAAGGCAATTTAGATAAACGAGACTTGCGCATCTGACGATCTAAGTCTTGAGCGCTCGACTTTTGTCCTCTGCCCAGGAATCCCAGGAGGCTATTTTCAGCTAGATTTGAGCGGGATAGTGATGAATCCATAATTACACCCTAATCAATGAAGTCAGGCAAGTCTTCGTCGGATATAAACCGCTTCGGACTTGGATCTGGTCCAGGGACATAAACAGAAGGAGAAAAGAATGACTCAATCATTGGCTCAAGCGAAGCTGTTGGTCCGGCCAATGTAATAAGTGCATAAGCAGGTCCGATGATCATGACAAAGATGGTCAAATCCAAGCGCAGATCATGACCTAAAAACGGTATCGGGTTGAGCCACGAATAAAGCTGCGAACCAAGCAACAAGGAAATGAGCACAGCAATAAGCTGGTCATAACGCATACCAAATAACTTTGGTTGGTCTTCTAGGTTTAGTGGTGTGATATCTTCCATCATTTCCTTTTACCTAGACCTTTGCACCTTGATCAACAAACATCAGTTCAACCAAATGAGAAGGCATAACTGCAGGATCGCAGTCTCCAGAAATAGCCAAAACCTTTTGTCTATCTAGAAGCTCTTGCGGAATATTGGCAATTGGTGTCACTTTTTCAAAATGCAGTATTGCTGCCTTGAAGTCTCTCAACTGACGGCAGATTTCACCCATCACGTAGTGGTAGTAGCCACGGCTACCTTCCCAATCGTCTAATTTGAGGGTGTTGTCCATCTCGTGATGGGCAAGCTCCAAGAAGCGTATCTCGGGGTTTCCGGCTTCACGGCTGCACCAGTAGCCATTTAGAGCTAAAAGAGCCAAATCGAGGCTGTGGGAGCCACTTGAGCGCCCTGTTAGGACGGCATGGGCAAAGCGCTTGGGATACTCCAAGCTAAGTGGTTTAGGTAGGAGCTTGCTGTCGAAAGGATGGGTCTTAAAAGCTTGTACCCACCAGGCATAGCCACAGGCAGGGCACATAGCCACAAAAGCCGCTCTTAATGCCGGGTCCGGCAATACTCTATGCAAGTCGGCTTCTACAGTGGTCTCAGCAGTTATATCAGGCGAGGCAACCAGCGTCTTAGTACCGAACATGGAATTACATGTTGGGCAAAGAAGCGTCGTATCTCTTAGAACAAATTCTTTCATAACCTGCATCGTGCCTACCAGAAGGGAAGCTCTAATGCATATAGCTTAGGGATAAATAAGCCCCAGGTAAATCGGGGGAACTCCCATTCTCGTGGGAGTATTCCCACACTTTTGATTAAGTCTTAGAGCGCTGGATTCAGGGGTTTCTGCCCTTGGGTCCTCTATTGCCGAGCATGCTGTTTACAGCAGACATGCTAGGTATTCCGCCGTTATTTAATATGGTTTCGGCAGCTCGCAATTGCTGAGCGTTGATACGGCTTACATCCCAGTTCTGGGTACGCATAGCGTTGACTGTGTAAGCGGTGTTCACTGTTGTGTCTCCGGCGCCCAATACCTTTGCGCTGACAGCAAGATCCGGAATTATCTCCGTCTCATTATTAGCCGTGAAGTTAT
It encodes:
- a CDS encoding DUF2225 domain-containing protein, whose protein sequence is MKEFVLRDTTLLCPTCNSMFGTKTLVASPDITAETTVEADLHRVLPDPALRAAFVAMCPACGYAWWVQAFKTHPFDSKLLPKPLSLEYPKRFAHAVLTGRSSGSHSLDLALLALNGYWCSREAGNPEIRFLELAHHEMDNTLKLDDWEGSRGYYHYVMGEICRQLRDFKAAILHFEKVTPIANIPQELLDRQKVLAISGDCDPAVMPSHLVELMFVDQGAKV
- a CDS encoding ATP-binding protein translates to MDSSLSRSNLAENSLLGFLGRGQKSSAQDLDRQMRKSRLSKLPSAAVPRTNPSAAGLVPLWDLFHDEASGLGIVVLKDGSYRCCFEVDGVHVSGFDEVRLGSLMQHFTGFLNSVDTSVQLTIVCHNITKREYFLRHPVDVVDDEFLKYVARGVENDEAFLMSKNFIPELKFYVTFCFRPPKEKPAKQSFIESTVGHIIDVFTNKAASQSKEHHLKNVQTLVQRSMGHVAQLNHCGMSGRPIGGVEYFQMLYKELNPAASTVSSERLPHPIRPQTASMTPDLRAIFPDMEPATLREQLAESVYDFTHSDYALISDLSESEDMTKPTGKYVRSLYMSRLPERTGPLWLSPLLRLNCEWRMNIFAHKLDKEVFRKRLQRKQSQATANTYQGILGQRSAPNQEEAEKAQEAAHIGSELYTTNMEIFNYAVYFTLNADSLEDLNRNTELVRSAAPQCRGARFVVGFHEQKQLFVGSLPGLGLDVTRRGKAVRTPTVRNSFPFVHAQLGSEQGDWLGFSKETLEPVFLNPYDERLPNALAIVFGQPGEGKSMVAQQIIQMKTLAGAKSVIIDRSGSYKVLTDVYDDAAYIRLGPDGSVCINLYDLPFATSDGKPIDPANPPESHIIKLLNFHSVMLGERGEQAMTKDEKPILMQGIQAIYKSCAAEGRIPVESDLVAWLKKEAEANKGYRRGEVAEDLANRLGLYCRGAIFGKLFDGQTSIPMDSQLMVFDTADLAHDKTLEAVVTLFVSDFVLRRAHQHKMEQMAKGKPARFVFCIDELWRLLRYEGGKTLVEDASRTSRHLGLLFIGISQELNDLLKDDRARTLASNSAIKVILGNDPANFDLIKDACGLTPQEMSSIGHLTRKNREYSEAFLIYHKMSRGVVKLVVPRFMYWVATTEPNNDQPLRARMIEACNGDIRMACHLLAQGISPETVQQPHAQAS
- a CDS encoding type IV secretory system conjugative DNA transfer family protein, with product MNDRGVVARYRNTDTGETITAKEYERRLQMQDNQYLLAPGSAMPQMTVAPAGGHVNENGVYVPNGGGYPVVPQQVVQPNGMVVQSTSAYPAHPGTSPLIQNGAQMASGQQGQQMAAAPQAQPQQGQPINNVGTTGQNLRLESNSTPAANSNMFFQPAQQHGNQSYKPKGFIDATSVALMIPTLVILAIIIAAAHKKRLFPWQTVRTFNPPSGLMTPREYERSFLCPPNLRKHGRMGKRNPNATWTEEDGIVLPFGFLARTHLPITVPLGRLPNKNMFMVAPSGSGKTTLMRAIIKAMLAKPCVIIALEAKANDPDLDERREGFKYTILPEAQQAGFETLYFNPLDANSIHWNPLDLEPLVFASSIVRDVNSLPPEEQHWAERDHGYIAGLATLLKWGAVQVSGEDENGVPTEIMTLPCNPRGLMRLVNNRRNIVESLRNLKNNPDVDPAELNELTQTLSSIIRTDSDWDKNIQGVRGRLRMFKNANILRVTEESNVDVRGSMHKPTVFIFGAPASLGPDAESLSACFVYQLEQALHTRYGTASVLPLFAFFDEYQTLNIDIAGKLSAIVRGANGGLAVILQNITQIAGKMSGDPTSSGGAELKTIFSNSAVRICLHNADESTSRFFSDEIGKHAVIVPGIADQFTGDSIFPVAWRRIHSQQVVARVDSDSIKRMEKHHALVFMAPAGDSEFGETKPLMVDLRGIEEIARLHLLHNVSNKPGPESAAPTPADEESYSESADVLPMFAGATAPTPPMANDIMSIIKGEAAVVAEEAAHKTAEGLSKAAHSIENIAEHLKTPIRKQEPPKEEPAKTDDAELAVKAELLDKAVAEDAGAKVIAETAATEAPKPKAKEPSKGRVCPYCSKQAGKGRFCIECGKELGMPDKGNTGLSALDLSDTLRQLKIPAQPPTASRFPASTTNPVSDPGFAVEKKTAAPVATAPGEERRAPLKSLHEDPFRRIPRREATPGLSQPPVDLPKPEQVGYPGNVWFGAEDKSKNVEF